In a genomic window of Labilithrix sp.:
- a CDS encoding Stp1/IreP family PP2C-type Ser/Thr phosphatase → MTSVADPPPATPNEDAAKAAQVESESSMPVAQAASADGVRIQLFARTDVGQVREHNEDNFLVADLTKRSRGLLEANRATAIGQQGAIFAVCDGMGGAAAGEIASQLAVDIIYERLVDGLGDRPVKRDELARRLVRAIESAGLRIFQEAKADRSRRGMGTTVTAAALVDEILFFAQVGDSRGYILRGDTLVQLTRDQSLVNQLIEAGQLTEEEAETFEHNNIILQALGTSDTVQVDLTFAEIRKGDILLLCSDGLSGMVRFEDIRESLRSGMEPLDICKQLTERANAAGGHDNITVIIVNFDGPNLKERDAEGEPLKYRKYVLPDESMEERATAPAGSAGAPGGASSEGAQRAASNPPATWQEKGAHADHDYDRVDIPGTHVPIWMVVSIIAGVVVLLAGTAFLLLR, encoded by the coding sequence TTGACGTCCGTCGCTGATCCGCCGCCGGCCACCCCGAACGAAGACGCAGCGAAGGCGGCGCAGGTCGAGAGCGAGTCCTCCATGCCCGTCGCGCAGGCCGCGAGCGCGGACGGCGTGCGCATCCAGCTGTTCGCCCGCACGGACGTGGGGCAGGTGCGCGAGCACAACGAGGACAACTTCCTCGTCGCCGACCTCACGAAGCGATCGCGCGGACTCCTCGAGGCGAACCGCGCCACCGCGATCGGGCAGCAAGGGGCCATCTTCGCCGTGTGCGACGGCATGGGCGGCGCGGCGGCGGGCGAGATCGCGAGCCAGCTCGCGGTCGACATCATCTACGAGCGCCTCGTCGACGGGCTCGGCGATCGGCCGGTGAAGCGCGACGAGCTCGCGCGCCGCCTCGTCCGCGCGATCGAGTCGGCGGGCCTCCGCATCTTCCAGGAGGCGAAGGCGGACCGCTCGCGCCGCGGCATGGGCACGACCGTCACCGCGGCCGCGCTCGTCGACGAGATCCTCTTCTTCGCGCAGGTCGGCGACTCGCGCGGCTACATCCTCCGCGGCGACACGCTCGTGCAGCTCACGCGCGATCAGTCGCTCGTGAACCAGCTCATCGAGGCCGGTCAGCTCACGGAGGAAGAGGCCGAGACCTTCGAGCACAACAACATCATCCTCCAGGCGCTCGGCACCTCGGACACGGTGCAGGTGGACCTCACGTTCGCCGAGATCCGCAAGGGCGACATCCTGCTCCTCTGCTCGGACGGGCTCTCGGGCATGGTCCGCTTCGAGGACATCCGCGAGTCGCTCCGTTCGGGGATGGAGCCGCTCGACATCTGCAAGCAGCTCACCGAGCGCGCGAACGCGGCCGGCGGTCACGACAACATCACCGTCATCATCGTCAACTTCGACGGCCCGAACCTCAAGGAGCGCGACGCCGAGGGCGAGCCGCTCAAGTACCGCAAGTACGTCCTCCCCGACGAGTCGATGGAGGAGCGCGCGACCGCCCCCGCGGGCAGCGCCGGCGCGCCCGGTGGAGCGTCGAGCGAGGGCGCGCAGCGCGCGGCGTCGAACCCGCCCGCGACGTGGCAGGAGAAGGGCGCGCACGCCGACCACGACTACGATCGCGTCGACATCCCAGGGACCCACGTCCCGATCTGGATGGTCGTCAGCATCATCGCCGGCGTCGTCGTGCTCCTCGCCGGGACCGCCTTCCTACTGCTCCGCTGA
- a CDS encoding serine/threonine protein kinase, producing the protein MSGAQLPRPGDMIAGKYVLDRLLGQGGMGAVFAARHLELSKAVAIKFMLADASNAEASQRFKNEARAAANIQSEHVVRVDDVGDEMGYAYMVLELLEGQDLAQLLEKDPVKRLPPHVAAGYVLQGCKGVMQAHAIGIVHRDLKPSNLFLAQRKDGTQVVKVLDFGISKAQGSSALAASPSALTSTKAMLGSPLYMSPEQLRNAKSVDHRADIWAMGVILYELITGHLPFMGENLGELFAAILESDPQPLSTRVSGIPMGLDDVVLRCLQRKPEQRYQSVAELAAALAPFEHAMPPMPMPSTNRGGGTAFLPGGIGASPQTIPSGAAQSSPGAQGISSAGPMTGPQLPQLPFGALTPNTPAGVALPAGFNQTTGSGWQTAGGTPQGVPKSKLPLILGAVFAGLAAVGVIGALVYMKTRDDHAKADVPPIASSVTVATEPPPHPSMEPTAPPPEPKPEPEPPPPPPSAIVSASAPPPPSAPPTIAVAPKPPPPPSPSPNVKPPAPPPSPAPAPAPPRAPSTPTPETRR; encoded by the coding sequence ATGAGCGGCGCCCAGCTTCCCCGTCCGGGGGACATGATCGCGGGCAAGTACGTCCTCGATCGGTTGCTCGGTCAAGGCGGGATGGGCGCCGTCTTCGCGGCGCGGCACCTCGAGCTCTCGAAGGCCGTCGCGATCAAGTTCATGCTCGCCGACGCGAGCAACGCGGAGGCGTCGCAGCGGTTCAAGAACGAGGCGCGCGCGGCGGCGAACATCCAGAGCGAGCACGTGGTCCGCGTCGACGACGTCGGCGACGAGATGGGCTACGCGTACATGGTCCTCGAGCTGCTCGAGGGGCAGGACCTCGCGCAGCTCCTCGAGAAGGATCCGGTGAAGCGGCTGCCTCCGCACGTCGCGGCCGGGTACGTGCTCCAGGGCTGCAAGGGCGTCATGCAGGCGCACGCGATCGGCATCGTCCATCGCGACCTCAAGCCGTCGAACCTCTTCCTCGCGCAGCGCAAGGACGGCACCCAGGTCGTGAAGGTGCTCGACTTCGGCATCTCGAAGGCGCAGGGATCGTCCGCCCTCGCGGCGAGCCCGAGCGCGCTCACGTCGACGAAGGCGATGCTCGGGTCGCCGCTCTACATGTCGCCCGAGCAGCTCCGCAACGCGAAGAGCGTCGACCACCGCGCCGACATCTGGGCGATGGGCGTCATCCTCTACGAGCTCATCACCGGGCACCTGCCGTTCATGGGCGAGAACCTCGGCGAGCTCTTCGCGGCGATCCTCGAGAGCGATCCGCAGCCGCTCAGCACGCGCGTCTCCGGCATCCCGATGGGGCTCGACGACGTCGTGCTCCGCTGCCTCCAGCGCAAGCCCGAGCAGCGCTACCAGTCGGTCGCCGAGCTCGCGGCCGCGCTCGCTCCGTTCGAGCATGCGATGCCGCCGATGCCGATGCCGAGCACGAACCGGGGCGGCGGCACGGCGTTCCTGCCCGGCGGCATCGGCGCGAGCCCGCAGACGATCCCGAGCGGCGCGGCGCAGAGCTCGCCCGGCGCGCAAGGGATCTCTAGCGCGGGACCGATGACGGGACCGCAGCTCCCGCAGCTCCCGTTCGGCGCCCTCACGCCGAACACACCGGCGGGCGTCGCGCTCCCCGCGGGCTTCAACCAGACGACCGGCAGCGGTTGGCAGACGGCGGGAGGGACGCCGCAAGGGGTCCCGAAGTCGAAGCTCCCGCTCATCCTCGGCGCCGTCTTCGCGGGCCTCGCCGCGGTCGGTGTCATCGGTGCGCTCGTCTACATGAAGACGCGCGACGATCACGCGAAGGCCGACGTGCCGCCGATCGCGTCGTCCGTCACCGTCGCGACCGAGCCGCCGCCTCACCCGAGCATGGAGCCGACGGCGCCTCCGCCCGAGCCCAAGCCCGAGCCCGAGCCGCCACCTCCGCCTCCGAGCGCGATCGTGTCGGCGTCGGCGCCGCCGCCTCCGAGCGCGCCGCCGACGATCGCGGTCGCTCCGAAGCCCCCTCCGCCGCCGTCGCCGTCGCCGAATGTGAAGCCACCGGCGCCGCCGCCGTCACCTGCACCAGCCCCCGCACCGCCGCGCGCACCGTCGACGCCGACTCCCGAGACCAGGCGCTGA
- a CDS encoding aminotransferase class I/II-fold pyridoxal phosphate-dependent enzyme, translating into MRDAISRAEVGDDVFGEDPTVLALQEEAAKVTGKEAALFVTSGTMGNQLAIAVHTRPGDEVIVGEGAHVVFYEGGAGPALSGVQFAIAGTGGLFDAAQMEERVQPKAYWAPRTSLVCVENTHNRAGGRVFPQADAVAIAHRAQELGLAVHLDGARIWNASVATALPVSELSAPFDTVSICFSKGLGAPVGSALCGTREHIERARVLRKRWGGGMRQAGVLAAAALFALEHHRERLREDHYKAKRFAEKVAAAPGASVDVARVETNIVNVDLDAPLTGDAVAKAAADLGLAINASGPRRLRAVMHLDVTPEDAERAADLLAEAIAKAQQGSARG; encoded by the coding sequence ATGCGAGACGCCATTTCGCGCGCCGAGGTGGGAGACGACGTCTTCGGCGAGGACCCCACCGTCCTCGCGCTTCAAGAGGAAGCGGCCAAGGTCACGGGCAAGGAGGCCGCGCTCTTCGTCACCTCCGGCACGATGGGCAACCAGCTCGCGATCGCGGTCCACACGCGCCCCGGCGACGAGGTCATCGTCGGCGAGGGCGCGCACGTCGTCTTCTACGAAGGCGGCGCCGGCCCCGCCCTCTCGGGCGTCCAGTTCGCGATCGCGGGCACGGGCGGCCTCTTCGACGCCGCGCAGATGGAAGAGCGCGTCCAGCCGAAGGCCTACTGGGCGCCGCGCACGAGCCTCGTATGCGTGGAAAATACACATAACCGCGCCGGCGGCCGCGTGTTCCCGCAGGCCGACGCGGTCGCGATCGCGCACCGCGCGCAGGAGCTCGGCCTCGCCGTCCACCTCGACGGCGCGCGCATCTGGAACGCGAGCGTCGCGACGGCCCTCCCCGTCTCCGAGCTCTCTGCCCCCTTCGACACGGTGAGCATCTGCTTCTCGAAGGGCCTCGGCGCGCCGGTCGGCAGCGCGCTCTGCGGGACGCGCGAGCACATCGAGCGCGCGCGTGTCCTCCGCAAGCGCTGGGGCGGCGGGATGCGCCAGGCCGGCGTCCTCGCGGCGGCGGCGCTCTTCGCGCTCGAGCATCACCGCGAGCGCCTGCGCGAGGACCACTACAAGGCGAAGCGCTTCGCCGAAAAGGTCGCCGCCGCGCCCGGCGCGAGCGTCGACGTCGCGCGCGTCGAGACGAACATCGTGAACGTCGACCTCGACGCGCCCCTCACCGGCGACGCGGTCGCGAAGGCCGCGGCGGACCTGGGCCTCGCGATCAACGCGTCGGGCCCGCGTCGCCTCCGCGCGGTGATGCACCTCGACGTGACGCCGGAGGACGCAGAGCGCGCCGCCGATCTGCTCGCCGAGGCGATCGCGAAGGCACAGCAGGGCTCGGCTCGCGGATGA
- a CDS encoding tetratricopeptide repeat protein codes for MKRALATLLLFGAATSAACAPNRGAAYEKAVGEARTAYGRGRYDVAAERWDEAARTAKVPRDGVYARYEAALARARAGDVARASAELKKLADENNAYSAPAAYKAADLTARKDPEAGRRELEAVALRYPDHAMAKVAFARVLRHTDEAGPTAALAYLDTIGPKVAGKALEEDVLYQRARRLAEAGQTIPARDAFLAIADRWPYPHGAYFDDSLFRASELEEKLARPREAIAHLERLLSFREMSVTIGSYERPRYIPAILRVAKLHEETLNDRAAARAAYHRLYREFKTSTLRDDALWHEAELWQKDGDQSTACDRLSTLTSDFPDSRYVPCAVAKCPSIKRPPSSKSPTTCRPYLTREPTPDGPTR; via the coding sequence ATGAAGCGCGCGCTCGCGACCCTCCTCCTCTTCGGCGCCGCCACCTCCGCGGCGTGCGCGCCGAACCGCGGCGCCGCGTACGAGAAGGCCGTCGGTGAGGCGCGCACCGCGTACGGCCGCGGCCGCTACGACGTCGCAGCGGAGCGCTGGGACGAAGCGGCGCGCACGGCGAAGGTCCCGCGCGACGGCGTCTACGCGCGCTACGAGGCCGCCCTCGCCCGCGCGCGAGCCGGCGACGTGGCGCGCGCGAGCGCCGAGCTGAAGAAGCTCGCCGACGAGAACAACGCGTACTCGGCGCCGGCCGCGTACAAGGCCGCCGACCTCACCGCGCGGAAGGATCCGGAGGCGGGCCGTCGCGAGCTCGAGGCGGTCGCGCTGCGCTACCCCGACCACGCGATGGCGAAGGTCGCCTTCGCCCGCGTGCTTCGCCACACCGACGAGGCCGGCCCGACCGCCGCCCTCGCCTACCTCGACACGATCGGCCCGAAGGTAGCGGGCAAGGCGCTCGAGGAGGACGTGCTCTACCAGCGCGCGCGCCGCCTCGCCGAGGCAGGCCAGACCATCCCGGCGCGCGACGCCTTCCTCGCGATCGCCGACCGCTGGCCCTACCCCCACGGCGCCTACTTCGACGACTCCCTCTTCCGCGCGAGCGAGCTCGAAGAAAAGCTCGCCCGCCCCCGCGAGGCGATCGCGCATCTCGAGCGCCTCCTATCGTTCCGCGAGATGTCGGTCACGATCGGCAGCTACGAGCGCCCCCGCTACATCCCGGCGATCCTCCGCGTCGCCAAGCTCCACGAGGAGACGCTGAACGACCGCGCCGCCGCCCGCGCCGCGTACCACCGCCTCTACCGCGAGTTCAAGACCTCCACGCTCCGCGACGACGCCCTCTGGCACGAAGCGGAGCTCTGGCAAAAAGACGGCGACCAGAGCACCGCCTGCGACCGCCTCTCGACCCTCACGAGCGACTTCCCCGACTCCCGCTACGTCCCCTGCGCCGTCGCCAAGTGCCCATCGATCAAGCGCCCTCCCTCGAGCAAGTCCCCAACGACCTGCCGTCCCTACCTGACCCGCGAGCCCACCCCCGACGGGCCAACCCGCTGA
- a CDS encoding tetratricopeptide repeat protein has translation MRAALALLAVLCITAGCASIPPLPPKAIELNQNGAAALAAGDLETAEARFSLALEFSPRFTEAWVNLGYVELRRGDLAGARKHFVKARELNPDLPAPHHALGLLADRRGIGKEAEGHYKQALKVDPGFVPSRENLARRYFERGAFEDARGQYLRLTQVAPEAREGYVGLAECLFRLDREAEAADVIARARGRFGDVPEVLLLVARLELRGDAFAQAEETLAPLTNDADRTRAATAWAWIAVARKARGDARGARAAAKESLALDPANAVATSAEQ, from the coding sequence ATGCGCGCCGCCCTTGCCCTCCTCGCCGTCCTTTGCATCACCGCCGGATGCGCCAGTATCCCACCGCTGCCGCCAAAGGCGATCGAGCTGAACCAGAACGGCGCCGCCGCCCTCGCCGCCGGCGACCTCGAGACGGCGGAGGCGCGCTTCTCCCTCGCGCTCGAGTTCAGCCCGCGCTTCACGGAGGCCTGGGTCAACCTCGGCTACGTCGAGCTCCGGCGCGGCGACCTCGCGGGCGCGCGGAAGCACTTCGTCAAAGCGCGCGAGCTGAACCCCGATCTCCCCGCGCCGCACCACGCGCTCGGGCTCCTCGCCGATCGGCGCGGCATCGGCAAGGAAGCCGAGGGTCACTACAAGCAGGCGCTCAAGGTCGACCCCGGCTTCGTGCCGTCCCGCGAGAACCTCGCGCGCCGCTACTTCGAGCGCGGCGCCTTCGAGGACGCGCGCGGCCAGTACCTCCGCCTCACCCAGGTCGCGCCGGAGGCGCGAGAGGGTTACGTCGGCCTCGCGGAGTGCCTCTTCCGCCTCGATCGCGAGGCCGAGGCGGCGGACGTGATCGCCCGCGCGCGCGGCCGCTTCGGCGACGTCCCCGAGGTCCTCCTCCTCGTCGCGCGCCTCGAGCTCCGCGGCGACGCGTTCGCGCAGGCGGAGGAGACGCTCGCGCCCCTCACGAACGACGCCGACCGCACCCGCGCCGCGACCGCGTGGGCGTGGATCGCCGTCGCGCGCAAGGCCCGCGGCGACGCGCGAGGCGCCCGCGCCGCCGCGAAGGAGAGCCTCGCGCTCGATCCGGCCAACGCCGTCGCGACGTCAGCGGAGCAGTAG
- a CDS encoding FHA domain-containing protein, whose protein sequence is MTCTTCGRDNPAHLTFCQECGQRLGPRIAPPTPPIGLGAQDPYQSGGQPPARVGTALGMTAQATDVKAAAPAAPAGAERRCKICDTVNGPNLRYCTSCGSTLEPAAAAPAPVAPAPVAPAPSPAPSPVAPAGEIAPMRVVPVSEAPKTVAEQRTCSRCRGLVDPGAQFCKFCGNPLASSLANETPAASLLPHERLDLPRPNGSVVPQPKPAAAMPVPSPSPIAPTPIAPSAMPNPPKYGPPPQVSGAAALAAAAAAPIAPAPAPIGAPSPAAAPAPAAAKPTTPSRGRLVVIAKSGADGPSYPFGDSFDVGRTEGNVVVPEDPYLSPRHVRIVFQGGKLTLRDLGSTNGVYLRLAASRDTSPRRGEGAEIAVPLTDQDMILVGQQVLRFDVLREGEGGLGPASEHGTLLFGSPAAPRYARLCQRTVEGIARDVYYLRKTETVLGRESGDVVFTEDPFLSRRHAAVRVLSRDGAVQGGGARFALVDLGSSNGTFLKLRGDVELAPGDHFRVGQQLFRVDFDGVQN, encoded by the coding sequence ATGACCTGCACGACATGCGGGCGCGATAATCCAGCGCACCTCACGTTCTGCCAGGAATGCGGACAGCGCCTCGGGCCACGCATCGCGCCGCCCACCCCGCCGATCGGCCTCGGCGCGCAGGATCCCTATCAGTCCGGCGGCCAGCCGCCCGCGCGCGTCGGCACCGCGCTCGGCATGACCGCGCAGGCGACCGACGTGAAGGCCGCCGCTCCGGCCGCGCCTGCAGGTGCGGAGCGGCGCTGCAAGATCTGCGACACCGTCAACGGGCCGAACCTCCGGTACTGCACGTCGTGCGGGAGCACGCTCGAGCCCGCCGCCGCGGCCCCCGCGCCGGTCGCTCCCGCGCCGGTCGCCCCCGCGCCCTCGCCCGCGCCGAGCCCCGTCGCGCCCGCCGGTGAGATCGCGCCGATGCGCGTCGTGCCCGTGAGCGAGGCGCCGAAGACCGTCGCCGAGCAGAGGACCTGCTCGCGATGCCGCGGCCTCGTCGATCCCGGGGCGCAGTTCTGTAAGTTCTGCGGTAACCCCCTCGCGAGCTCCCTCGCGAACGAGACGCCCGCCGCCTCGCTCCTCCCGCACGAACGCCTCGATCTGCCGCGGCCGAACGGCTCGGTCGTGCCGCAGCCGAAGCCGGCCGCCGCCATGCCGGTGCCCTCACCGTCCCCGATCGCGCCGACGCCGATCGCGCCGTCGGCGATGCCGAACCCGCCGAAATACGGGCCGCCGCCGCAGGTGAGCGGGGCCGCCGCGCTCGCGGCCGCCGCCGCCGCGCCGATCGCGCCAGCGCCAGCGCCGATCGGCGCCCCCTCCCCGGCGGCCGCCCCCGCGCCCGCGGCCGCGAAGCCGACCACGCCGTCGCGCGGGCGCCTCGTCGTGATCGCGAAGAGCGGCGCGGACGGGCCGAGCTATCCGTTCGGCGACTCGTTCGACGTCGGGCGGACCGAGGGCAACGTCGTCGTCCCGGAGGATCCGTACCTGTCGCCGCGTCACGTGCGCATCGTGTTCCAGGGCGGGAAGCTCACGCTCCGCGACCTCGGGAGCACCAACGGCGTGTACCTTCGGCTCGCTGCGTCACGCGACACCTCACCGCGGCGCGGCGAAGGCGCGGAGATCGCGGTGCCGCTCACCGATCAGGACATGATCCTCGTCGGGCAGCAGGTCCTCCGCTTCGACGTGCTCCGCGAGGGCGAAGGCGGCCTCGGCCCTGCCTCGGAGCATGGGACGCTCTTGTTTGGCTCTCCCGCCGCTCCAAGGTACGCTCGCCTATGTCAGCGTACCGTCGAAGGCATCGCGCGCGACGTCTACTACCTTCGGAAAACGGAGACCGTGCTCGGACGTGAGTCGGGAGATGTGGTGTTCACGGAGGACCCGTTCCTCTCGCGCCGTCATGCTGCGGTCCGTGTCCTCTCGCGCGACGGCGCCGTCCAAGGCGGCGGCGCTCGCTTCGCGCTCGTCGACCTCGGCTCCTCGAACGGCACCTTCCTCAAGCTCCGCGGCGACGTGGAGCTCGCGCCGGGAGATCACTTCCGCGTCGGCCAACAGCTCTTCCGCGTCGACTTCGATGGGGTCCAGAATTGA
- a CDS encoding FadR family transcriptional regulator, with protein MKKPPRSREALGPLTSDPADTLAAIAPVARSSVVDAVADRLRNEILAGRIAPGSKLPSERELSLALGVNRLTLRAALARLEAMGLVSTRHGSGTEVVPWRERAGLDALMMVMNSLEREEPAWNELLQSLLEIRRVLVSEAVALAAERHTEEDLVALREVIARQPENLHDPLAYARGDLAIQRVICRAARNVGFELLLNTFARFPEEQPELLAQLYDRREDALPFNEILVELVRAGNGEHARQALRTAFNAMDEEWLNRHGYTGKPDAKRAKAPAKSAPSLASAKKEKKR; from the coding sequence ATGAAGAAGCCTCCCCGTTCCCGCGAGGCCCTCGGACCTCTGACGTCCGATCCGGCCGATACCCTCGCCGCGATCGCGCCCGTCGCGCGTTCGAGCGTCGTCGACGCGGTCGCGGATCGGCTCCGCAACGAGATCCTCGCCGGCCGCATCGCGCCGGGATCGAAGCTGCCGTCGGAGCGCGAGCTCTCCCTCGCCCTCGGCGTGAACCGCCTCACTCTGCGCGCCGCGCTGGCGCGGCTCGAGGCGATGGGGCTCGTCAGCACCCGCCACGGCTCCGGCACCGAGGTCGTTCCGTGGCGCGAGCGCGCGGGGCTCGACGCGCTGATGATGGTCATGAACTCGCTCGAGCGCGAGGAGCCGGCGTGGAACGAGCTGCTGCAGTCGCTGCTCGAGATCCGTCGCGTCCTCGTCTCGGAGGCGGTCGCGCTCGCGGCGGAGCGGCACACGGAGGAGGACCTCGTCGCGCTGCGCGAGGTCATCGCGCGGCAGCCGGAGAACCTCCACGATCCGCTCGCGTATGCGCGCGGCGACCTCGCGATCCAGCGCGTCATCTGCCGCGCGGCGCGGAACGTCGGCTTCGAGCTCCTCCTCAACACGTTCGCGCGCTTCCCGGAGGAGCAGCCGGAGCTCCTCGCGCAACTCTACGACCGTCGCGAAGACGCGCTCCCGTTCAACGAGATCCTCGTCGAGCTCGTCCGCGCCGGAAACGGCGAGCACGCGCGGCAGGCGCTCCGCACGGCGTTCAACGCGATGGATGAGGAGTGGCTGAACCGCCACGGCTACACCGGCAAGCCCGACGCGAAGCGCGCGAAGGCTCCAGCGAAGAGCGCGCCCTCGCTCGCGAGCGCGAAGAAGGAGAAGAAGCGCTGA